The following proteins are co-located in the Candidatus Hydrogenedentota bacterium genome:
- a CDS encoding transglycosylase SLT domain-containing protein has translation MLSFILVLSFSTVSSLSGSDLFLKADQAQRSGNYETASRLFMECSQSSETLAPYALSRAGEAAAKQGKAQEAAALFGRVLKEYPQGPWVRLTYMRLGRLHQSLKDTEKSFVCFQQVFNGIEPLPWFLNGLRKTYAETALELPLHVQEGYDWFRHVASTTIYTAERTVAARMLIKAPRQEDRLWGIYGLVRSGELQEGRRALEAESLTMKDSDGRTVSLQSLDAQLMDGQRNLLEWAASLKDKAHHNRDNLGLRLWFMLSLREQAKAERFGAAEVLADLLTHFFPEGRDAGDGWWLLSERYEKRADYSAADRMYHALARRCIDHVRAPRSLFNLGNRARLNKEYSTALALFAQLNDAFPGGQFAAESLYCCAQIEKERRDAAGELRYLKLAAAVGPGHYFAHRAYYLLGGKDKSVVLPDRRLRVAGTEDFIAALPYEEEKGVALSFLIQENPIYERIVFFGIHGLEEGEWECLDCLHTIPDSLKKAWYPVLAEAGFGHTTLQHAVSEQWGMEGGIPSPERRRLEYPLAYWNTVKKTADDNKVDPYLVLAIARQESTFRSGIVSSAGATGVLQMMPATARWLGDVDARITAGHVANLKSPLNSIALGTVYIQRMLSRSQDNAVYALASYNAGPGNCDKWRKQFPNVSLESFMEKIPFSETNDYVKRVLGNYGAYHSLYPAPKAVTPAIAHTP, from the coding sequence ATGCTCTCGTTTATATTGGTGTTGAGTTTTTCTACGGTATCATCGCTGAGCGGCTCGGATCTTTTTCTTAAAGCAGATCAAGCCCAACGGAGCGGCAATTATGAAACGGCTTCCCGCCTTTTTATGGAATGTTCCCAAAGTTCTGAAACGCTCGCCCCTTATGCTTTATCCCGCGCCGGTGAGGCGGCTGCGAAACAAGGCAAGGCACAGGAGGCAGCCGCTCTTTTCGGGCGTGTATTAAAAGAGTATCCCCAAGGGCCGTGGGTACGCTTGACCTATATGCGGCTCGGTCGCTTACATCAAAGCCTCAAAGATACTGAGAAAAGTTTCGTTTGTTTTCAACAGGTATTCAACGGAATTGAACCGCTTCCCTGGTTTTTAAACGGACTTCGCAAAACCTACGCAGAGACTGCCTTGGAACTGCCCCTGCACGTACAAGAAGGTTACGATTGGTTCCGTCATGTGGCTTCCACCACGATTTATACGGCTGAACGTACGGTGGCGGCACGGATGCTGATCAAGGCTCCCCGTCAGGAAGATCGGCTATGGGGGATTTATGGGCTTGTGCGCAGCGGTGAGCTGCAGGAGGGGCGCCGTGCACTTGAGGCGGAATCCTTAACGATGAAGGATAGTGATGGACGCACGGTCTCTTTGCAGAGCCTGGACGCGCAACTCATGGACGGGCAAAGAAATTTGTTGGAGTGGGCCGCTTCTTTAAAAGATAAGGCGCATCACAACAGGGATAATTTGGGGTTGCGCCTGTGGTTTATGCTGAGCCTTCGTGAACAGGCGAAAGCCGAACGTTTCGGCGCCGCCGAGGTACTGGCAGACCTATTGACCCATTTCTTTCCTGAAGGCAGAGATGCCGGCGATGGGTGGTGGCTATTGTCGGAACGTTATGAGAAACGAGCGGACTATTCGGCTGCGGATCGTATGTATCACGCTCTCGCCCGGCGATGCATTGATCATGTCCGTGCGCCTCGTTCTCTCTTTAATCTGGGGAATCGTGCACGCTTAAACAAAGAATATTCAACAGCGCTGGCTCTCTTCGCACAATTAAATGATGCCTTTCCCGGCGGCCAATTTGCCGCGGAAAGTTTGTATTGTTGTGCACAAATCGAAAAAGAACGGCGTGATGCCGCGGGCGAACTTCGTTATTTGAAGTTGGCTGCAGCCGTGGGTCCCGGTCATTATTTCGCCCATCGCGCTTATTATTTGCTGGGCGGAAAAGACAAATCTGTCGTCCTGCCGGATCGGAGATTACGGGTCGCCGGGACGGAAGATTTTATCGCTGCTCTGCCTTACGAAGAAGAGAAAGGCGTTGCCCTATCCTTTCTGATACAAGAAAATCCTATTTATGAACGTATCGTATTTTTTGGTATTCACGGGTTGGAAGAAGGGGAATGGGAATGTCTCGATTGCCTGCATACCATTCCTGATTCATTGAAAAAGGCGTGGTATCCTGTTCTCGCCGAGGCGGGGTTTGGGCATACTACGCTGCAGCATGCCGTCTCGGAACAATGGGGAATGGAAGGGGGAATCCCCTCACCGGAACGTCGGCGCCTTGAATACCCCTTGGCTTATTGGAATACCGTAAAGAAGACTGCTGACGACAACAAGGTTGATCCCTATCTCGTTCTTGCCATTGCCCGCCAAGAGAGCACCTTTCGCAGCGGTATTGTATCCAGCGCCGGCGCGACAGGCGTTTTGCAAATGATGCCTGCAACGGCGCGGTGGCTCGGAGACGTGGACGCGCGTATTACGGCGGGTCATGTAGCGAATTTAAAATCGCCTTTAAATTCCATTGCCCTTGGCACCGTGTATATACAGCGTATGCTGTCGCGATCCCAAGACAATGCCGTTTATGCCCTTGCCAGCTATAACGCCGGTCCGGGCAATTGTGACAAATGGAGAAAACAATTCCCGAATGTGTCCCTTGAATCCTTCATGGAAAAAATTCCTTTTTCAGAAACCAATGACTATGTGAAAAGAGTACTTGGCAACTACGGTGCTTATCATTCGCTGTATCCCGCGCCTAAGGCTGTGACTCCCGCTATTGCGCATACCCCATAA
- a CDS encoding aldehyde dehydrogenase family protein — MTTQEQFSYDVEAPRNGETLYSVAEPTGEDIDGFYQRAREAAARLRAMSIRQRLNELKKVQRYILKHRDAIAQQICNETGKTLNDAMFTEIFPALDIISYYDKHAEKMLADKKTSVPLILFGKKPRIVYEPMGVVLIISPWNYPFNLSILPWICAFVAGNAVILKPSKETPLKGLLESMIAESGFMENALQISYSSRRTADMLIDAKPDKIHFTGSVSAGKKIMEKAAQLLIPVELELGGKDAMVVFEDVNMERVINGALWGAFGNCGQTCTSVERLFVQESIYERFLTLFKEKTEKLLTPERAAEGDDELNLAMCYMTTKFQIEDIEKQLEASTAMGARIITGGQRMPGTQGFQPTIIVDVTSDMPIQKEESFGPIVTVTPFKDEEEALRLANDSVYGLSSSVWSGDLKRAWRVARGLEAGSVSINNVLATLANAALPFGGVKDSGFGRYKGEIGLHAFSNIKSIQADPNSSRLEGYWYPWSRKKFELFSAIMDANFSGTLTGLFKTLYYGLKLELLSRKERL; from the coding sequence ATGACTACCCAAGAACAATTCAGCTATGACGTCGAAGCGCCGCGAAATGGCGAAACCCTTTATTCTGTGGCGGAACCCACGGGCGAAGATATTGACGGATTTTATCAGCGCGCCCGAGAAGCGGCAGCACGCTTGCGCGCCATGAGCATACGGCAGCGGTTAAATGAATTAAAAAAAGTTCAACGCTACATCCTAAAGCATCGTGATGCCATTGCACAACAGATCTGCAATGAAACGGGCAAAACACTCAATGACGCTATGTTCACAGAGATCTTCCCCGCCTTGGATATAATTTCCTATTATGATAAGCACGCGGAAAAGATGCTTGCCGATAAAAAAACCTCTGTGCCTCTGATTCTTTTTGGGAAAAAGCCCCGCATCGTCTATGAGCCCATGGGCGTCGTATTGATTATTTCTCCGTGGAATTATCCCTTCAATCTGTCTATCCTTCCGTGGATCTGCGCCTTTGTTGCAGGGAATGCCGTTATTTTAAAACCTTCGAAAGAGACGCCCCTCAAAGGCTTGTTGGAGTCTATGATAGCCGAGAGCGGATTCATGGAAAATGCGCTGCAAATCTCCTATTCAAGCCGACGCACGGCGGACATGCTTATTGACGCGAAACCCGACAAAATTCATTTTACGGGCAGCGTCTCGGCCGGCAAAAAAATTATGGAGAAAGCGGCGCAGCTGCTCATCCCTGTGGAACTGGAATTGGGCGGCAAGGATGCCATGGTCGTTTTTGAAGATGTCAACATGGAACGGGTTATCAACGGCGCCCTCTGGGGAGCCTTTGGTAACTGTGGCCAGACCTGCACTTCCGTGGAACGCTTGTTTGTCCAAGAGTCCATATATGAGCGCTTCCTTACGTTGTTCAAGGAAAAGACCGAGAAGCTGCTTACACCCGAGCGCGCGGCAGAAGGCGACGATGAATTAAATCTGGCTATGTGCTATATGACCACCAAATTTCAAATCGAAGATATAGAAAAGCAATTGGAAGCGTCTACAGCCATGGGCGCGCGTATTATCACCGGTGGTCAACGGATGCCGGGAACCCAAGGTTTTCAACCCACCATTATTGTGGATGTCACCTCGGATATGCCCATACAAAAAGAAGAGAGTTTCGGACCCATTGTTACCGTGACGCCCTTTAAAGATGAGGAAGAAGCCTTGCGCCTTGCCAACGATTCCGTCTATGGACTTTCTTCCAGTGTATGGTCCGGCGATTTAAAACGAGCTTGGCGTGTTGCGAGAGGCTTAGAAGCGGGCAGCGTCTCCATCAACAACGTGTTGGCGACCCTTGCCAATGCCGCCTTGCCTTTTGGCGGTGTTAAAGACAGCGGATTCGGCCGGTATAAAGGTGAAATCGGATTGCACGCCTTTAGTAATATTAAATCGATCCAGGCCGATCCCAACAGCAGCCGCTTGGAAGGTTATTGGTATCCTTGGTCGCGCAAGAAATTCGAATTGTTCTCTGCCATTATGGACGCGAACTTCAGCGGTACCCTAACAGGGCTTTTTAAAACGCTCTATTACGGGTTGAAGCTGGAACTCTTATCTCGAAAAGAACGCCTCTAA